The Quercus lobata isolate SW786 chromosome 9, ValleyOak3.0 Primary Assembly, whole genome shotgun sequence region AACCTCGACCAATGCAGATACAAAAATGTGAGGTTTTGAAGTGAAGAAAACCATTGTGGCACCTTCTCTAATTTTCCTACCAAAACAAGAGATAGAAGGTTGCGTGGAGGAGATGACAGTGCATCCATCCGAAGAGTTTCCTCCTCATTCGTTACCATGATTAACAAGTGGCGAAGTAGAGTCATGCCTTCGATTGAGTCACACAAATCCATCTCATCTGCTGCTTTCACATTTGAAATACCAAGGCTGGTAAGTTGGGTCATGCTTCGAATCTGTCTTATCAAGTCATCTCTTGCTTCAATAACAGAGACAGATTGCAAATTCGTTAGCCTACGAATTTTTGATGGTACTTGCACCCCATTAACAATTCTgaaataatttgaatttctatTGTGGCTATGCATGATTAGATATTGCAAGTTCTTCAACTTTCCTATTTTGCGAGGAAGGGCCTTTATCCTTGTGTCACTGATGTCCAAGGATAGAAGGTTAAGGAGCCCGGATATAGATTTTGGAAGCTCTTTAACTGAAGTTCCCTTTAAATTCAAGTACCTTAAGTTGAATAAATTGACTACTTTATTAGGCAATTCATCAATTTCAGCACCTGCCAAATCGAGGACCCTTAGCATTTTAATTCCAGAAGGTAATGTTTTCAACttgttaaaaacaagaaaagaacgAAGCTTTGACACACCAGAAAATGATCTGAGTTCTTTATTGGTGTGAATTGAAATGCGGCGTGCTTTGCATTCTGCCATTTCTTCTCCTCCGTTATGTACAACACCAAAGTTCTCACTTtttgatattaataaaacaaGATCCCGCATAACATCGTGCATCTTAAATGCTTTTGGCCTTCCAAATTCATTCCTAGCCTCCTTACAACTTGAAGCATGTTTCGGAAAACGAGTTCTTCAAGATATCTCTCTGCTACATCTTCTGGAGTAGACCCTTTAACTTGTTCAATAAATCCTTCTGCAAACCATAGCTTCATTAGCCTCTTTCTTCTAATCATATAATCTTCTGGGAAAAAGGAACAATATAAGAAACAATGCTTCAAATGGTGTGACAAATCCTTGAAACTAAGTGACAATATACTATTCACTCCTTGTAGCCTAGGATTGTTACTAAGATTCCAATTCAAGCTGTTGTGAATTTTGTTCCATTGAGAAATGTTCTTGGAGTACATAAGACTTCCCAAAGCCACTATTGCAAGAGGTAGGCCTCGACATTTCCCCACAAGTTCTTGAGCCAACAATTCATGCTCCGGTGGACAACATCCATTTGGACTACTTGAGAATGCCTTCTTGCAAAAGAGTATCCACGCCTCTTCCTTTTCCAGCAGCTCAATACGATGAATATGGATTTTACCCCAAAAATGATAGCTAGCTACATCTTCATTTCGAGTGGTAACAATGATATTGCTCCCAGGACAACCATCTGGTAGTGGCGCCTTTAAATAATCTAAGAGGTCTGTGTCCCAAACATCATCTATCACAAGTAGATACTTTTTCTTCTCTAAGTAGTTTACCAACCTTTCTGATAATGCTCTGTACTCAATGGATCTCAAGTCCTCTGGATAGACTTGATCAGAATTCTTCCATGATGTGTCGAATTCTTTAATCATGCTTCTCAACAAGTCTTCTGTGTCATGTACTTGAGAAACAGTGATCCATGCATAACAGTCAAAATGTCTCTTTACATCATCATTGTTGTAGATGTTGGCAACTAGTGTGGTTTTGCCTGATCCTCCCATCCCGACTACTGAAATGACAGTTCGTTCTGGCTCGCCATCCATCAACGGACCCATTAGCAATTGTCTTTTATCCTTTATCCCCACAAGTTCATCTTCTTTAAGAAAAAGATGTGATTCAGCATGATGCAAGTTCCGTCTGTGATTATAGTTTGAATTTGAGCCCTCCATCTGATCAATAGCATATCCTTGCTTTATATCTGGAATGACCTTGAttttattcttgattttttgtaattaaCTTGCTTGCGGTTTTATGCCTCTCCCATAGATTTCTTGGAAAGTAAATGGTGTGGCATAGGAACCTCGCAGATCGACCACTGATTCCTTCTCTACTGATCTGATACATGAACTTATGAATGACGTCTTCAACATCATATGCTATGTCTGTCACAGTTGCCACCCAAGCTTTCTCTCCTTCGCTGCCTGCTCCCTTCTTTTCAGCATCTATTAAGACGGATTGCATGATTATCAACTCATTCTTGATTTTTCAATAGCTTCACTAACCTTCCATAACAACGAACTTTCAGATGAAAGGATTGAAAGGATTAATGGGATACTTCTAATTAAGAGTCCCA contains the following coding sequences:
- the LOC115960007 gene encoding disease resistance protein RPM1-like, producing MEGSNSNYNHRRNLHHAESHLFLKEDELVGIKDKRQLLMGPLMDGEPERTVISVVGMGGSGKTTLVANIYNNDDVKRHFDCYAWITVSQVHDTEDLLRSMIKEFDTSWKNSDQVYPEDLRSIEYRALSERLVNYLEKKKYLLVIDDVWDTDLLDYLKAPLPDGCPGSNIIVTTRNEDVASYHFWGKIHIHRIELLEKEEAWILFCKKAFSSSPNGCCPPEHELLAQELVGKCRGLPLAIVALGSLMYSKNISQWNKIHNSLNWNLSNNPRLQGVNSILSLSFKDLSHHLKHCFLYCSFFPEDYMIRRKRLMKLWFAEGFIEQVKGSTPEDVAERYLEELVFRNMLQVVRRLGMNLEGQKHLRCTMLCGILFY